In one window of bacterium DNA:
- a CDS encoding LemA family protein, protein MSWGIIAGIAIPVVIILWLVGMYNGLVRRRVQVQEGWAQIDVQLKRRYDLIPNLVEAVKGYMVHERTVLENVTRARQQAIDVTGVAEQAQAENLLTGALRQLFAVAENYPQLKANENFLQLQEELTSTENKIAFARQFYNDTVRDYNTTLQVFPSNMVGAMFGFRTKPFFELEEAVQREAPQVRF, encoded by the coding sequence ATGTCGTGGGGCATCATAGCCGGGATTGCCATACCGGTGGTCATCATCCTGTGGCTTGTGGGCATGTACAACGGCCTGGTCAGGCGACGAGTCCAGGTGCAGGAGGGGTGGGCGCAGATTGATGTCCAGCTCAAGCGACGCTATGACCTGATCCCCAACCTGGTCGAGGCGGTGAAGGGCTACATGGTCCATGAGCGCACGGTGCTTGAGAACGTCACCAGAGCGCGGCAGCAAGCCATTGATGTAACAGGCGTTGCCGAGCAGGCGCAAGCCGAGAACCTGCTCACCGGGGCCCTGCGCCAGCTCTTCGCCGTGGCCGAGAACTACCCTCAGTTGAAGGCCAACGAGAACTTCCTGCAACTCCAGGAGGAGCTGACCTCCACCGAGAACAAGATCGCCTTCGCCCGGCAGTTCTACAACGACACGGTGCGCGACTACAATACGACCCTACAGGTCTTCCCCTCCAACATGGTGGGGGCGATGTTCGGGTTCCGCACCAAGCCGTTCTTCGAGCTGGAGGAGGCCGTGCAGCGCGAAGCGCCCCAGGTGCGGTTCTGA